One Punica granatum isolate Tunisia-2019 chromosome 3, ASM765513v2, whole genome shotgun sequence genomic window carries:
- the LOC116200955 gene encoding TMV resistance protein N-like, which produces MDVSSCSSKIYDVFLSFRGRDVRKSFADCLYRGLKDAGISVFRDEEALPVGEPIDPKLVQAIQQSKMSMPIFSRDYASSKSCLMEVQQMMECQGKGDHKILPIFFDVEPSVVKHQNDTFKISFTEHEQNGVDPETISMWKYALEKIGHLKGWDLQNFENGYHSKAIQGIISAVRGILKKPELRLPENLVGLDHNVEEVMRRLDVASNDVRIIVIHGIGGVGKTTLAKAVYNQLCHRFEACGHVDNIREASKEISGLRRLQRQLVSELLNKKLKFNSLDEGVRFMRERFSKTKVLILLDDLDNRKQLEFLGELNHYGPGSTIIVTTRKGDILKAVENYEVECMNGDQALQLFCKHAFHMDTPQVGYYNLSREIVAAVKALPLALEVIGCRLFTKAMDIWEGTLEKLKLIPDAEVKEKLMISYESLDESEREVFLDIACFFIGKDQRIARYMWDKHKSIAIETLISRSLAKIGDNGVLWMHDLLRDLGREIVRNESPDEPGKRSRLWNHDDAISTLQNREGTRKVIGLGLAFNDESKSFSPGDFNPLSNLRFLKLDQANIQGDFRNCLPTLRWLDWAGCSKMADLLNLHLDDVVILNLSYSQITRDIYSWTEIMKSTRKLKVLDLKACVNLSGCIEFPASMTLKVLTLEDCRRLRQIDPSIRYLKELESLNLKMCCEVANLPSELSFMTCLKELLIDGTSVSKLHFPNGSMKQLKTLSARGCKRLRETTDSIGGLKSLSHLALDDAIIEKLPRSIGELAKLESLSLRNCQNLLELPDSLGGLESLSDIDLTNTRIDELPLSFKDLTKLQALKMEGCFLREFPDAIADLPNLKEVNFSFCRSLTGEISNGISTTLRILRLSHTKICGLPATVRGRLANLQILDLRECKKLQALPDLPSSLVALYAGSNELKVVPNLSNLVNLKELHLRLDATGYSSRLPQDFEWVSRLPKLEALQLSFTNHFELRLPGNFAGLSRLRKLTLIYVDLQHLPQLPSRLSRLSLQNCRSSSNSPDLSNMHGLLELELEHCEMANICGLHRLEALQVLRVSYCTVKTLEALEGLRHLRDLTIFHCSSLANLPDLSHFEMLQEKDIEYWNR; this is translated from the exons ATGGATGTCTCTAGCTGCTCTTCAAAGATCTACGATGTCTTCTTGAGCTTCAGAGGGCGTGATGTTCGTAAAAGCTTTGCCGACTGCCTCTACCGCGGTCTCAAGGATGCTGGGATCTCGGTCTTCAGAGATGAAGAGGCGCTTCCCGTGGGAGAACCCATCGATCCCAAGCTTGTGCAAGCCATCCAGCAATCGAAAATGTCCATGCCTATCTTTTCCCGAGACTACGCATCCAGCAAGAGTTGCCTCATGGAGGTGCAACAAATGATGGAGTGCCAAGGGAAGGGCGATCACAAAATCCTGCCTATTTTCTTCGATGTCGAGCCCTCTGTCGTAAAACACCAAAACGATACCTTCAAAATCTCAttcacagagcatgaacagaATGGAGTGGACCCTGAGACGATCAGCATGTGGAAGTACGCTCTTGAAAAGATTGGACACCTAAAGGGTTGGGACTTGCAAAACTTCGAGAATGG GTATCATAGCAAAGCTATACAGGGTATAATTTCAGCAGTTCGTGGGATATTGAAGAAGCCTGAACTGAGATTGCCAGAGAATCTAGTTGGGCTTGACCATAACGTAGAAGAGGTAATGAGAAGACTTGATGTTGCTTCTAATGATGTACGAATCATTGTCATTCATGGGATTGGAGGGGTTGGCAAGACAACGCTTGCAAAGGCTGTTTACAACCAACTGTGCCATCGGTTCGAGGCTTGTGGTCATGTCGACAACATTCGGGAAGCATCAAAAGAAATAAGTGGACTCCGGCGATTGCAAAGGCAATTAGTTTCCGAGCTCctaaataagaaattaaagttCAATTCTCTGGATGAAGGCGTTCGTTTCATGAGAGAGAGGTTTTCCAAGACAAAGGTTCTCATTCTTCTGGATGATTTGGACAACCGCAAACAACTAGAATTTCTGGGGGAGCTGAATCACTATGGTCCAGGAAGCACGATAATTGTGACAACAAGGAAAGGTGACATTCTTAAAGCTGTCGAGAATTATGAAGTTGAATGCATGAATGGTGATCAAGCTCTTCAACTTTTCTGCAAGCATGCATTTCATATGGATACCCCTCAAGTGGGCTATTACAATCTCTCCAGGGAAATAGTTGCAGCTGTTAAAGCGCTTCCTTTAGCTCTTGAGGTTATAGGATGTCGTTTATTTACTAAAGCAATGGATATTTGGGAAGGCACACTTGAGAAATTGAAACTAATACCTGATGCAGAAGTCAAGGAGAAGTTGATGATAAGCTATGAATCCCTAGACGAGAGCGAAAGGGAGGTATTCCTTGACATAGCTTGTTTTTTCATTGGAAAGGATCAGAGAATCGCACGCTATATGTGGGACAAACATAAATCTATTGCAATTGAGACGCTGATTTCCAGATCTTTGGCGAAAATTGGAGACAATGGTGTGCTATGGATGCATGATTTGCTAAGAGATCTTGGCCGTGAAATTGTTCGAAATGAGAGTCCTGATGAACCCGGAAAACGCAGTAGGCTATGGAATCATGATGACGCTATCTCCACGCTGCAAAATAGAGAG GGAACTCGAAAGGTCATTGGACTTGGTCTGGCATTTAATGATGAATCCAAGAGTTTCAGTCCAGGAGACTTTAATCCTCTATCAAACTTAAGGTTCCTCAAATTGGACCAAGCAAATATTCAAGGGGATTTCCGGAACTGTCTGCCGACTTTAAGGTGGCTTGATTGGGCAGGTTGCTCTAAAATGGCTGATCTTCTTAACTTGCATCTTGATGATGTAGTCATCCTCAATCTGTCGTACAGTCAAATTACTAGAGACATATACAGTTGGACCGAAATCATGAAG TCGACTAGGAAACTGAAAGTTTTAGACCTCAAAGCCTGTGTGAACCTTTCCGGATGTATTGAATTCCCTGCTTCAATGACCTTAAAAGTATTGACTCTTGAAGATTGCCGCCGGTTGAGGCAAATTGATCCATCCATCCGCTATCTCAAGGAATTAGAGTCCTTAAATTTGAAGATGTGCTGTGAAGTTGCCAATTTGCCAAGTGAATTGAGTTTCATGACATGTTTAAAGGAGCTTCTAATTGATGGAACTTCTGTAAGTAAACTACATTTCCCAAATGGGTCGATGAAGCAACTTAAAACTCTCAGCGCTCGTGGCTGTAAACGACTGCGTGAGACAACCGATTCGATCGGTGGTCTTAAATCTCTTTCGCATCTTGCTCTGGATGATGCGATTATAGAGAAACTGCCGAGATCAATTGGGGAACTAGCAAAACTTGAATCTCTGTCTCTGCGGAACTGTCAAAATCTTTTAGAGCTTCCCGACTCTCTTGGTGGTCTGGAATCGCTATCTGATATAGACCTGACGAACACGAGGATTGACGAATTACCTCTTTCCTTCAAGGATTTGACAAAGTTGCAAGCGTTGAAGATGGAAGGCTGTTTCCTGCGGGAATTTCCTGATGCCATAGCCGACTTGCCAAACCTGAAAGAGGTAAATTTCTCGTTCTGTCGAAGTTTGACAGGGGAAATTTCTAATGGCATTTCCACAACTTTGAGAATCCTGAGACTCTCCCACACAAAAATTTGCGGTCTTCCAGCAACAGTTCGCGGACGACTTGCTAATCTCCAGATCCTAGACTTGCGTGAATGCAAGAAGCTTCAGGCGCTACCGGATCTGCCTTCAAGTTTAGTTGCTCTGTATGCAGGATCTAATGAACTGAAAGTGGTTCCGAATCTCTCGAACTTGGTGAATTTGAAGGAGCTGCACTTGCGCCTTGATGCCACAGGTTACAGCTCTAGACTTCCTCAGGACTTTGAATGGGTTTCGAGACTGCCAAAATTGGAGGCATTGCAGCTGTCCTTTACGAACCACTTTGAGCTGCGGCTACCTGGAAATTTTGCAGGTCTTTCTCGGCTTAGGAAGCTTACTCTTATATATGTAGACTTGCAACACCTTCCACAACTGCCCTCGAGGTTGTCAAGATTGTCCCTGCAAAATTGTAGGTCGTCGAGTAATTCGCCAGATCTATCTAACATGCATGGCCTGCTAGAGTTAGAACTTGAACATTGTGAGATGGCGAACATTTGTGGCCTCCATCGTTTGGAAGCACTGCAAGTCTTGAGAGTATCCTATTGCACCGTGAAGACACTTGAGGCGCTTGAAGGGTTGCGACATCTGAGGGACTTGACGATATTTCACTGTAGTTCTCTGGCGAACTTACCGGATTTGTCCCACTTTGAGATGCTGCAGGAGAAGGATATTGAGTATTGGAATAGGTAG